DNA from Bos indicus isolate NIAB-ARS_2022 breed Sahiwal x Tharparkar chromosome 15, NIAB-ARS_B.indTharparkar_mat_pri_1.0, whole genome shotgun sequence:
GTTTTCTCAAGCAAATGTCCTAAGAATGGGGAGGCTAGATGCTAACAGGGAAGAAATCTGTCTAAAGTTTAGACCAAGTCATCTTGGTTATTAgctaattgtttttctttctagttggCAATCTCAGAATGCTGCTGTATTTGTTTTATGCAACCTGTTGTTGGGGAGGTATGGGGTGTGCCAGGGGTAGATTTATGGTTAAGCTTCTTTTCCATGTCTCATGGGGCATGAATATTTGTATCCATTTGGGTCACTGTCCTGTTTTCTGATCCAGTCACCTCTATTCTGGAACACTTAGCCCTCTTATCTGATTTTTGGCTCACTTCTTGGTCTAACGGTGTATGTGCAAAAGGCTGTCCTGCCTACCTGCTCCTACTCTGCTACCCATTAATCAGCAAGCTGATTTTCTCATGCCCCTGCCCCTGCTCTTTTAGAATCAGATATTTCTGAATCTGAATCAGTATTATGTTTGTAGCAGTCCTTTTCCATGCACCTTTTGGGCTTCCATTCTTTCCGATAATTCTGTTGTAGATGTCTTTCTTCTTCTGGAGTTTCTTTAcgtttttctctatttaaaatggcTCTGCATTTGTTTCATATCAACTTATATGTTATAGATCGACTTACTCTTGACTATCTTGTCAGTATTGCTAGGTTTTAGAGTGGAAGGAGGAGGCTGCCATGAATGCTGAATTTGTCATGTAGATTCAGAGATCTTTGGAACTTATTTGCTCTGGAATCTTTGAGACCTTCTTCATAGCACATTATGttatatatttctgaaaatactGCATGGAAAGAATGCGAtgtacattttctgttttcagaagTTAGTACATTCAGAACGTATTCAAACCCAACTTTCTATAACATTCCACCATCACAGAGATTGGGAATGTAAAAGGCTAAACTTTTGAGTCTTTCTTGCAATCAGATCTGAACATCAGACTCATTTCTAGCCCACCAGTTATGAGTAAAATTCTGTCGAGACTCCCTTTTAAATAACTTCCTTCTTGTCTGGAATGTGGGGATGAGTATGGAGTAAGGTATCTATAGTTTAGAATGACAGAGCAGAAAGTTGAAAGAGCCTGATTCCTTCATGTcacaattgttgctgttgttcagttgctaagtcatatccgacactttgcaacctcacggactgcagcactccaggctcatctgcccctcactatctcttggagtttgctcaaattcatgtccattgagttggtgatgctatctaactatctcttcctctgccgcccccttctctttttgccttcaatctttgccagcatggTACAACAGTGCTGCTTTAATAATTCTGAACTGCCTGactgtggtgtgtatgtgtgtgtgatgagaaaaGTAAACTCCAGTGTGGCTGGCCACTATTATCTATTGTCTCATATACAGCCAAACACAATCCTAATAGTTTGTTACCTAAAGTTAAGGAGACACATCTCTCTCCTTTTTGATGTTCTGTGCCATGTGCTGGCCAGCCCTTTGCCATAACACTTCTGTTCACTCTTCACTCACTCTCCAGAGTTGGAGGACACTCTTAAGTGTCTTCATCTGAGCAgttaacgaaaaaaaaaaaaaagttaaatacagctcagtccttttctctctcctagtTTCTAGACCATGTGTCTCTATGGCTCTCAACCATGTGGTAACCCCAGTTTTAAAGGTCCTATATCTGCAGGGAATCTGCAGTTGGGGAAGGTCAGTTTGATTCAAGAAATTGCTAACATTCAGCTAACTGACAGCATATTGAAGAAGAGGGTATACAAATCTATAAAATTTAGGCATTCAAATACatgtttttgttgtattttcctttttctacttgCAGCCAAGGCAGACTTCTGGGAAGATATCACTATGCACTTAAGAAATAAGGAATTATGTTTCACCTACGTGAAGGTGGtgtatctgctgctactgctgctaagtcgcttcagtcgtgtccgactctgtgtgacctcatagacggcagcccaccaggctcccccgtccctgggattctccaggcaagaacactggagtgtgttgccatttccttctccaatgcatgaaagtgaaaagtgaaaatgaagtcgctctgtcttgtccgactcttagcggccccatggactgcagcctaccaggctcctccgtccatgggattttccaggcaagagtactggagtgggttgccattgccttctccgggtgtatctacatatattatttagaatttttctgcTTAAGAGGTTTGTCTATTCTcccttacatatttatttattggatcatttatttatatcagaatggagtcatggatatttattttgtactttagtTTTAATCCAATACTAGAACTTCTGACCTGTAAAGAGCTTTTTATCATCACTGCTATccttacaacaacaacaacaacaataacaacaacaacaacaacagcaacaacaacagaaagctgaaaaaaaggaaattcagtgatttttcttgGACTCATCAGAGAATTGACATTGCAGGGTAACTTCTACCCCCAAATTTGGGGGGACAGATAAAGACAGAGAATTCAGAGAATCTGGCTAATAGGAGCAGAAGCTACTGGAGCCATAAACTGGTATGAAACTTCAAAGGTAATTTAGACAAATCCTGGAGGATGTGTGTGGACTAGTATGAAAATGAGAAACACTTGGAGCTGTAGTCTTAGGGAGGCTCCACACTTTAAATCCAGCAATTCTAGCAGATTCTTATAGTAAAGATCCAAGAATGGATTGTGAAATAAGCCCAGAGCATGCTCCATGTTAGAGGCCTCCTCTCTAGGCGAAAAGACTTTATTAGAGACATATCCTACCTGGAGTAGGGGGTATTTCTCTGACTCCAGGTTGTTTGTTAGTtctgtgatttcagttttctgagctGAAAAACAGTCCAGAAAAACAGTTGATTTTTGGTTTGTTCAGGTTCATCTTGATATCAGGATGGGAGTGGCAACTTCTAAGTTCTTTTATATGTTGGAACAGAAAAGAAATCTGTCTGATTTTTCTTTGACACTCAGATCTTGGCCACATAGTTTTTACTAATTTGTTAGTTTTCCATTCTCTCTATACCCTTGTTCTACCTGGGAGGCTTGGTCTGAATTATCCTTATCAGCCTGTTTGTAGAACTGGAAATCCAATCTCTTGGCTGGTAAGATTAGaagaaattccagtactttggggATTTATTTTTCCCTCCCCAAAATGTTAAAGGATCTCAGGGACTTAGTCCAAGCACCATATGGAAAGAGAAACAGGCAGTTTGACCCATGCATTAGTACACTACTTTTTATCAGCTGCAATGCTTCTGCTCTGGGTGTATAGGATCACTGTTAAAAAAACAGGTGAAAGCAGATGGTTCATAGATAAGCCTTGTTCATAGATACAATAAAGCCTTTCTATTTAACTCACTCTGTCAAAGGAAGATGATTCAATTCCCTGAGTATTCATGGCCTAAGTTTTGCTTGGGTTCCAAGCTCACTCTACAACTTCCTTCCTATTTGACCTTAGGAAAGTTTCTCAACTTTCttgcctcatctgcaaaatgtgtAAATAACAATGGGTCTTGCTGCACAGGGTTGTTctggggattaaatgagttaatatttgtgaaCTGTCTAGAGCAGTACCTTGCCCATAGTATGTACTatggaaaaattaatttgaattgaTGAtcctactgaaagtgaaagtgaagtagctcagtcgtgtcggactctttccgaccccagctcctccgtctatgggattctccaggcaagagtactggggtgggttgccatttccttctccaggagatcttcctgacccagggattgaacccgggtctcctgcattccaggcacgctttaacctctgagccaccagggaagcccaatcctaCTAATTGCGATATTAAAATTTTGTCCCAGAACAACTGGGCTCCAAAGCCTGTGCGCTTTCAATACCGTTGATAACTTTCTGCTATTTAAAGCTGGCTCACTTCCTAGGCATTTTCTGACCCAGACCAATTAACCTTTGGAAGCCCACTCTCAGCTCCTGGGTCCTAAGGGCATACACCATAGGGTTAAGGGCTGGGGGAATGACACTATGCAGCACATTGAGAAGAACAGGGATGATGGGAATCTGTCTTCCTGCCAGATGGGTGACAGACACTACAATTACAGCAGTGtagaaaaagagaatgagggtGAGATGAGAGCTGCAGGTACTCAGCGCCTTAGATGTTGCTTCAGCAGAGTTCAACCTCAGCACTGAGCGAATAATCAACATGTAGGAAGCAAAGACCAGACCCATGTCACTCCCAACCACAAACCAAGCCAAGGCCAAATGGTAAAATCTATTAATAGTGATGTTATCACAGGCCAGACTGGTGACCCCCAAGTTAGAGCATAGGCAGTGGTCAATCTCATTCCTGGAGCAGTAGTGTCTCTGGGCAGCAAGTACAGGCACTGGGATGGTCAGCAGGCCATTCCTGAGCATCATAGACAGTGTGACTTTGATCACAAAAGTCTCAGTGACTATGGAAGAGTACTGAAGGGGATAGCAAATGGCTACATACCTATCCATAGCCATGCAGAGGAAGATGCCTGACTCCATGCCCATGAAACAGTTGATGGCATACAACTGAGCAAAGCACTCAGTGAGACTTATGGTCTTGGCATTAAACCAGAAAATGGCCAGGATTTTGGGCATGATGGTAGTAGCCAGGCCAATGTCCACCACAGCCAAGATACCAAGGAGGTAATACATGGGCTCGTGTAAGGTAGACTCATGATGGATGGTGATCAAGATGAGGAGATTGGCACCAAGAGCTGAGAGGTAGAGTAGAGCCAGGGGCAGGGAGAGCCAGTGTTGCCAGCTGTGAATGCCTGGAAATCCCATTAGGACAAATTCAGACACTTGAAACCTTGAGCCATTGGTTATACTTAGGGTAGTATCCATGTCATGGGATGTCTTCTTCTCAACATTTATCTGTGAATTAAGGGAAAGCAAGAACAGACTGTGGTTAGCCCAGCTGAGGGTCAAAATTCATGTAGAGGAATATAGGATTcaccagtgactcagttctttttAGCATAACATGTCCTCAACTTGCTTGGAAAGACCCTTGGAAAAAATTCAGATAAGAACAATGGAAGAGCCAAAACAGGTTCTAAGATAGAGCTTTTAGCAGAATAAAAGTGAAGatttatgtctttgttttcttgaaattttgagtagttatttttaatatgtgaGGGTTATGAACACAAAgaatacacatatgcatatgtaaagAATCCAAACTTTCAGGAGGTAAAGTTTAAGGGCAGAAGTGTTTTCCCTATTCTTGGAGATCTTAAGAGAATAAGCCACAATGAGAACTTCCTTATCTCTAAACAGCACCTGAAGCTGACAAATTGTTTCTGACAAAACTCATctcttttcatcttcatcaaaCAGCTGTTGCTATTCACACATGCATAGAGGATACAGCACTGAAATGATTAGTCTAGATAAGAATCATATATTGAAAACACTAATAAGTGATAAAGCTTCAGCAAAATTTTAAccttttgcatttaatttcaGCACCCTTTTCATCAAATCATATCCAAAAGTTCAGTACCCTTTAGGAATACCATTTGTTCCTGTTTTGATTATGAAAATAATGTTAAAGATATActtaaagcaatatttttattttaaaaattttattaatttaaaattttattttaaatacaattttcaaaggttactttccacttacagttattacaaacTATTGGCTgtgttccccatgttgtacaatacatccttgagcctatctcACACACAGTGGTTTGTACCTCTCAAATCCCTACATTGGCCCCCCATCCACCACTGGGAACCACTggtctgttttctatatctgtgagtctgttaaaggaatatttttaaatcatcaaatttattaataaaatatataaagagagaaaatgaccAAAAAACTTCCACCTACTTCCAGATTTTTGTGTGGTATTGGTAGGAAATACGGAAGGCATGTACTGCACACATTTAGACTTTTTTGTTTAAGTGATTTCATGTCTTATTATTGGTCCTTCAATATTTGATCTTCCTTGTTCTGACATTCTTGATTTTGTTCATTCTTGAATGTTGTATAATATACTCAAGTGTTTGCACCAAAAATTGTACATGGACATTAAGCTTTTGGAATCCATTAATATCTTAGATTCTTTTTGCTACCTTTATCTGTGAATactcggaaaaggcaatggcaccccactccagtactcttgcctggaaaatcccctggatggaggagcctggtaggctgcagtccatggggtcgctaagagtcggacatgactgagcgacttcacttttacttttcactttcatgcattgtagaaggaaatggcaacccactccagtgttgttccctggagaatcccagggacaggggagcctggtgggctgccgtctatggggtcgcacagagtcggacacaactgaagtgacttagcagcgaagtgacttagcagcagcaacagcatctgTGAATACTaccttgctaagtcacttgagtcgtgtcccactctgtgtgaccccatagacggcagcccaccaggctctcttgtccctgggattctccacgcaaaaacactggagtgggttgccatttccttctccaatgcatgaaagtgaaagtgaaatcactcagtcgtgtctgactcttcgcgaccccatggactgcagcctaccaggctcctccgtccatgggatttccaggcgagagtactggagttgggtgccattgccttctccagaatactaCCTTACCTTGTCAAATATTTAGGTGTCAGTATTGCCTTTCCACATCTCTGTGTTTGCTTCATTTGATGGTATTAAGAGTAAGATCAAGgctctatccttcaccatctatATGAAGAATGAATGACCATGCCATTTATAgattataataaatgtatatttcccatgaaattgatgaagaaaaatagtatagtttcacttttagaaaacaaaaaagctaaaaaataactttaaatgcaAGTAACTATAAATCAAAATCTCAACAAAGGTAATGATGTTTAATAGTTAACAACATTTAATTTTCAGCATTTTTCTTTGCAATCTTTTTATACAGATGAAGTTTCACATAACTAGAGTTCTGTGCTTTTTCTTGATATAGTACATATAAATTTCCTAATTGGAGAActctttaaaagcattttaagtcttaaaaaatttataaattttataaattatcagTGGCCACTAaaagtgttcatttttttaaaataacattttggcTAGCTTTTGTTTGgctttacatgtatatgtatgtattgtatTTTGAtacttatattattttcttttttttttttctgtgtgtgtttcagCTTAATTAGAACTCTTTCACCAAAAATTTATGAAAGGTATCTATCGGAAACTGTAAATTTCCCAAATTCATATGAAAAAATTTTGTCTATATTTGCATTATTCTTGGGGCAGGGGCCATGTAGCTTTCATAAAATTCTCAAAGCATTCCGTTTTACAAACAGGAAACAATTACAAGAAATTATTCTTTACTGAAAATTTTGACCAATTTACCTCTTAtgacttttcatcttttaatggTTGACCTTCTGGTTCTGTGTCTTAACTTATGTACATGGAGTTAATTTTACTGTTaatgagaaatatttaaataagtaaatttctAATAATTATTAGAAATGTCTCTACATTTCTCTTCAAGTGATTATTATGCCTTCTGTGTCACATAATAAACTTTTATATGCATAAATTTTACCTGGGCAATcaactatttctattttttatggttaattttgtgccaatataaaactgaattaaaagttttagttttataatatatttaatatacaataGAGCTATATTCTcttattatttattctctttaatttcaaaatctttttcatgtgtttattttccagATTAACCTTAGAATTCCCATGTTGAATTCTAAAATAGTAGTTTTAGTTGGAATTATGTTAAATTTGTAGATTAATTTTGACAAAAGTTCACATCCTTATGCTATCAAGTTTTCTCATTCATAAGTATTATTTTTGTCTGCATTTGTTAAATCTTAATGTATATGTGCCCAAACTGTAAATCTTCCCAAGATGAGGATAATATCATTGCAGTGTTGTATGGGACAGTAACACCCATGCTGAACCCATTGATGTACACTTTGAGAAACAACGATGTGAAAGATATGCTAATTAAGGTGGTCAAAGGAAGGATAATGGCCTGATGGCCTTAGATATCTTGTCTGGCGTCCTTGTCAATGAATCACCACAGGTCCTTTACTCCTTCAC
Protein-coding regions in this window:
- the LOC109569420 gene encoding olfactory receptor 56B34-like encodes the protein MDTTLSITNGSRFQVSEFVLMGFPGIHSWQHWLSLPLALLYLSALGANLLILITIHHESTLHEPMYYLLGILAVVDIGLATTIMPKILAIFWFNAKTISLTECFAQLYAINCFMGMESGIFLCMAMDRYVAICYPLQYSSIVTETFVIKVTLSMMLRNGLLTIPVPVLAAQRHYCSRNEIDHCLCSNLGVTSLACDNITINRFYHLALAWFVVGSDMGLVFASYMLIIRSVLRLNSAEATSKALSTCSSHLTLILFFYTAVIVVSVTHLAGRQIPIIPVLLNVLHSVIPPALNPMVYALRTQELRVGFQRLIGLGQKMPRK